DNA sequence from the Stutzerimonas decontaminans genome:
ACTGCCAAGGCCAACGGTCAGGAACCTTACGCCTGGCTGCGCCGCATCCTCGAACGCCTGCCGACCGCCAGCAGCGTCGAGGACTACGAAGCACTGCTGCCATGGAACTGCTCACCAGCGACCGCATCCTGACTTGCGAACCTTGTTGGCGGTAGGTGGGGTTTATGGAGCGCTTACCTTGAAAGGCTCGATCTGGGCCAGTAGAGCCCCGACCGCATTTGAGAACGGCCGATCAAACAGTGGCCTGTTCTTGAATGAGCCTGTAGGTGCCCGCTTCGGCCGCTTGCGGAACGATTCAGGTATGGCTGCAGGGTGCAGATAAGCAAGGATGCTATTGAGCCGATACGCCATCTCAGGATGCACATCCAGGTGAGCTGTGCCCACCTTGAACGCCTTCACCCGAAATGCGCCGGCGTCCGCTTCGATCCACTCTCCAGACGCCGCGCGAGCGGTCTGCAGTAGTCGTCCCGTCGAAGATCGGCAGGGATCGTCGCGACCCATGAATTTCGCAATCACCATCCGCAGGTCGTGGATATACCCCTCGCGATCATGCGACGTGCTTCCCCACTCGCTGAACACGCCACTCATAATCATACGCTTGGAGAATCCCTCTGGAACATTCGTTACGTGCTGACGCGATAGTCCTTTGAATATTCCATCTACCCGCTCAGCCAAGAACTCAGCTCTTCGAGCTTGCAAAGATATGATCGTGCTCCGAAGATTGTCGATATTAAAATCCGGCATATCACGTTCTGGGTTCTGGCCCTTTACATAATTATGGTCACGCCAGGCGTTCAGGATTTCATTCCACTGATTACGGCGTTCTTGCGGCATATAGTCCATCAAGTCTGTTTCCCGCAGCGCTTTATCCCAGTATGTGGCTTCCAGCTCAAACAGGGCGCCTTGGAGTTGAAATATTTCGGTGAACGAGTTTGTGTGGCGGAGACTTGCCGAATGGCCATACTTGTCTTTACTGTTCCCATTGAAAAAGTAGTGCATAACACCCGAGACATTCTCTTGGGTGTACATAGCATGCACTTCCAATATCTTTTTCTTGGTTGCCTCATAAGCTGAGACAAGGGAGGAGAATCGGTCGAAAGCGACCGGAGCATAGAACGTGTCTATAATATCGGCAGGGATTACTTCTGGCTCTGTTGCGGGTATGTTGCTCAACATGGTCATCACCTATAAGGAAATGACCAAATTGTCCCGCGTAACCTTAAATACCCAAATCAGCGCTGCCTAACCTTCGGGCTCAGCAATGATATCGTTCATGTCTTGCTCAAGATCCTCAGGAGGAAAATTCCCATTCTGGAACTGGAGCGTCATTTGATCGAGCAGTCTAAAGTTGAATTTAATTGCCTTAACTGTCCGGTGCTCTTTTATTAACTCGTAGTCCAGTTCCATGCTGCATTTATTGCGCAGCTCCTTCACTGAAGCATCGATTACACGACTGCGCAGATTACTAAAGCGCTCATAGGCATCGCCGAGCTGAAGGCGCCGGCGCAGCTCCTCAACTGTGATGTAAAGCCATCCTTTCGACTTGTACTGCATCAGCATCTCAAAGAGTCGAAAGCTATAGGTTGATTCGATGCCGGAAACACGCCAAAGGTCGTAGGACGTGTAATGGCCGATCAGCCTGGAGAGATATGGCTTAACGGTCGTGGAGAAAAGAAGCTCTACCCGGCCTTCGCCTTTGACATAGGTGCAGCGCTCGACCCAGCGGACCTCGTGGATCGCCCGGCCTTTGCCAGTCCCGGTGATGGAGGTGATCTTGGCGTTGAACAGCTGCTTGGCGGCGTCCTGGAGCTGGGTGTAGGCATCGCTCTTGTTGACCGTGTACCGGCTCATGAAGTCGTGCGCGGTGACTACGATCCCGTTGGGCATGGGCTTGCGCGAATCGATCTTGGCAATGGCCAGCAGGATCAGCCGCTGCTCAGCCACGGACAAGCGATAGGACGCGCCCACCAGATCGTTGTGCTTGGAGACAACGTGAGGCGAAATCATCGTTTCATTGCTGGTGTCGCTGTCTAGCTCAGTGGCGACGTTATCAGTCGTGATGATGTCTCCCATGCCTCAATCCTGGTCAAAAGTCATTCAGGGTGTTGAGCATAAAGGCCTTTCCCGGAAACCCCAACCGACCATCCTGCAGATATCTCGCACGGTGCCGGCAGGTAATGGAATCTTTAGTCATGACAGCTTGATACGGGTGATCTTCTCGACCTGGAATCTGTAGGCATGAGGATTTCCTGAGGTCATTTCAGCATGGAATCTGTAGTCATAAGGCCACGCCGCCCTGGTTGGGAACATGGAATTTGTAGTCATGACACGTTCCAGCCCGCTCATTTCGCATGGAATCTGTAGTCATGACGCCGAGAGAGGGAGTTTTTCCACCTGGAATCTGTAGTCATGAAGCCTGGAATTTGTAGTCGTGAGGGCTTCAAAGCCTCGCTTATGACATGGAATCTGTAGTCATGAGCCCGTTCGGAGCGCTGCCGAACATGGAATTTGTAGTCATGAGGCCGCACCCATCGGCCGATCTGCGGCTCAAAATCGTGACATTGATCATGCTCACAGCATGGAATTTGTAGCTGTGAGGCCAGCGGGACAATCGGAAGTAGCTCAAGGTTCCGATAAAAGGAAAACTGGTTGCAGATCAATGATTTAGCGGCCTTCAGAGGTGCCGGAAGCTTAAACCTACAACAAATGCGTAAGATTGAGCCTTACAAATTGGTTGTTTTGTTGTAGCCCTGACTTCGCCCCTTCATCCCGCGTTCTCACCTGCCTGTGGATAGCGCATGGAATCTGTAGCACGAAGCATGGAATCCGTAGTCATGAGGAATGGAATCTGTAGGCATGAGACATGGAATCTGTAGTCATGAAGGTGGGAATCTGTAGTCATGACCCTTCTGAAACCCGCATGGTAGAAGGGCTGGAGCGTTCCGATAAAGCTTTTAAAAACAAGCCATAAAACAAGAAAAAAAGATTTAAAAGGGCAGGTGGTTGTGGACAAGGCGGGATCGAGCCCCGGCCTGGGACCTGATCCCACGACTCCCACCTCCTGCGAACCAACTTTGCCAGCTAGCAGCGACAGGGCATCCCTACCAGGGGAAGAGCGGACCTGGCAGCTCAGCACCTCAGATCAGGCAACTTTGACATCCTCCCCCACCTTCCCAGCTGCTCAGGAAG
Encoded proteins:
- a CDS encoding DUF4942 domain-containing protein, giving the protein MLSNIPATEPEVIPADIIDTFYAPVAFDRFSSLVSAYEATKKKILEVHAMYTQENVSGVMHYFFNGNSKDKYGHSASLRHTNSFTEIFQLQGALFELEATYWDKALRETDLMDYMPQERRNQWNEILNAWRDHNYVKGQNPERDMPDFNIDNLRSTIISLQARRAEFLAERVDGIFKGLSRQHVTNVPEGFSKRMIMSGVFSEWGSTSHDREGYIHDLRMVIAKFMGRDDPCRSSTGRLLQTARAASGEWIEADAGAFRVKAFKVGTAHLDVHPEMAYRLNSILAYLHPAAIPESFRKRPKRAPTGSFKNRPLFDRPFSNAVGALLAQIEPFKVSAP
- a CDS encoding replication initiation protein; this encodes MGDIITTDNVATELDSDTSNETMISPHVVSKHNDLVGASYRLSVAEQRLILLAIAKIDSRKPMPNGIVVTAHDFMSRYTVNKSDAYTQLQDAAKQLFNAKITSITGTGKGRAIHEVRWVERCTYVKGEGRVELLFSTTVKPYLSRLIGHYTSYDLWRVSGIESTYSFRLFEMLMQYKSKGWLYITVEELRRRLQLGDAYERFSNLRSRVIDASVKELRNKCSMELDYELIKEHRTVKAIKFNFRLLDQMTLQFQNGNFPPEDLEQDMNDIIAEPEG